The DNA window cccacccacacacacacacacgcagagcgAAAAGTGGAGGGTGatgggaaggagagagcgggcGCGGGTGTTGAGATGGTCAGCACAgcacctcttccctcttcacGGGTAGATatgcacatgtgtgtgtgtgtgtagagggGAGGGTCATCGAGTGCAAGAACGAGAGCAGCCGATGCGGAAGGGGAGGATCAATGCGAGGGAGTCACACACATTCCTTTTGCCACGCGGGTGATGGCCCCGGTGGCCCCGGCCAAGGGGGcgccacacatgcatgcagaATCACACGGACATGACTACATCCGTCTCGAGAGAGGAATGCCAGGTGCACACGATGGTGCCACCAAACCGTCGTCCCCGCTCCTCCGAAgcttccttctctcgctctctgcttctctcttcgccCATTCTCTTTCCTTCACCGCGCCCCATCGTAGCGTCGGTacgcacaagcacaagcGCGGACAGTCGCGCGAACAGACCCAGACACGCGTACACAACACGATGGTCAGATAACCCCGCATGCAGATAAGACTGGCAAGCTCTGGGAGACAAGGCCACAAAGCGAAAACATCAagaaggaggggtggggagatGGCAAGACTTCCTCACACAGTAAGTCGAATGGGGCGGCCCGGGTGAGGACGACGAAGAGGgccacatgcacacatgaaACACTGCCACGACACCCGGTGCGCAAACGGAAAACCACAGCGACTatcacacgcagacacacacagactcatatatatatatatatatgagtctgtgtgtgtgtgtgtgtgcagagagagatacAGAGGCAACAGCCTTTCCAGTGGGTGCTCCCCCCTCTACCGCCCCACCAGGCGGCGTTGTGCAAAAAGCCCACGTTTGAGACCTCTTCCTCGGCTCTTCGTTCACGTACGCAGCCCTTTCCCACCCTCCTATCCCACCGCCCCACCAATCAACTTACTAGTcgtcccctctcctcctcgcggcCTCTTCGTCCTTTTCTTTCCCTTCTATCTATGTGCAACATCAACAAGCgggagaagagggcagcAATGgacgcggctgcagctcACCACGCCGTGCCATCACGATGCGCGTGGCTGTCCTTCTCTTCTGCGTTTTATGCCCTTCTATACCCCCACCTCCCCACGGGGAAAACAGGGGGTTTCGTtgctgcacatgcacacacacactcacacacccactctctctctatgcATCCCATCGCTGACTTCTTGTACATGCCATCTTTTCCTCGCTCCTCGCCTCTATGCAACACCGTCTGCTTCCATACaagtacacacacgcatacacacacaggcacgtgCGCCACGACACTCGAGAATCGGCACCTCGACATCACCCATCGGCGCCAACGAGCCGTTGGCGTCGTGCTGCATTTTATTTCGGTgagaggcggggggggggattGGGTAGCGtcggtggggtggggggataCACTTACTGCTCATAGTGCAGCGGTCGGAGTGAGGttggggaagagaaggagggatACAGTGCCGGCAGGGTGCAAGACACACCCCGTGACGCCCCACTACTTCTTTCCCTTCGCTGGCTTCttggcagccgccgcggtgaCCTTTTTGGCGGCTGCCTTAaccgccttcttcgccggcttcaccgccaccgtcgtcgaGGCGGCACGCTTGGTGAGTCCGTTGTTGCCAGCGCTACCGCTACTCTtcgacgatgccgctgccTTGGCGGACTTGGCTGCTGTGCCTTTCTTCGATGACGACGCCagtgcagcgcctgctgcagcggctttACCacccttcttcttcgcttgCGTTGCCGTGGGTGCAGCcctgccgtggtggtgggcgcAGCCGGCGGCTTTTGTGGCCTTCGCAGCCTTGCCACCGGCTGCGCCCGCTTtgccgccccgccccctcccacggccgccgccgccgcgtttTGCGTGGGATCCTCCGGCATCGTCAtgggccgccgcctcggtAGCGCTCTTGCTGGCATCCCTCTTTGACCGGCGCCCCTTCACCACCTCCGCGACCGTCGCTTGCCGCCCGCGCCCGGCGGCCGGCGGCTCCGACGCTGCCTCCCCGGTTTCCTCCTTGGCCGGACTGTCCAGGCGTGCGGATGGCGTGTTGAGCCAGGCCGACAAGTtgtgctgtgtgcgcgtcttcgTCTTGCTGcgtggcagccgcgtcaCTCGCCCCACACGCCGCGCCGCATCCATCCAGTCCAGCGCCGGCCTGCTCTCCTGCCCGCCAGCCGAAAAGGGTGCCGCTGAAGACCCGCCCGCAGCGGCCACCACTCCCCTTGTGCTCCCTTCACCTATGTTGTACCCGGAGATCTTTTCCATGCCGTTTCCGCGTTCGTGTCGattcgccgccgctgcggcggcatcagcagTGGGGGCGGCCGCCGCGTTCCGAGCGATCGGCGGCCCAACTGGAGCGTTGGCGAGCGGTGACACGTGAGAAGTGCGAGCCGTATCCACGGAGACGCGTCTCAtgccctccgccgcggctgagTTGAACACGGTCTCCGAGGCGGTGGCTGCGGGTGGTGTCCggcccaccgctgccccggtcgtcgtcgccgcagcaccgtgtAGGCCCGGGCGCGTGATGACCGCCTTATGTGACATGACTGGTCGCCCTCGCGAGGCCGAGGGGTTTCTCGGGTTGAAGAAGATGTTGTTGCCACCCATACCGCCCATGCGCACCGGGCGGCTGGCCGCGGGGGCAGCGACGGGTGCAGGTTTCGTTTTAGGAGCCGaggccggcgccgctgctgctagTGACGGGATGGGTGGCATCCCAAAAAGGGAGCTGAACGCGCTGCTGTGTTGCTTCTCCGCGGTGGCTAATGTCGACTGTGAtgtcgcggcggctgcgaaACCCCATCCGGGGcctgcaggcggcggcgccatgcTACCCCAGGCTGTGGTAAAGGTGGTGACAGGGACGGCAACAGGGGTAGCGGCTGGCGAGGACGGCTGTTGTTGCGTTGGTTGTGGCTGGGACGGCACACCCTCCGCTACCGGTGCCGCTggaactgctgctgctgctgccacggaGGTGTGGGCTGAGGGATGCAGTCGCGTGCGAcggggctgcggtggtgcctCAGGCTTCGGCGATTCCTCCTCCCTCGGAGGCACTGCGGGCTCGCTAGGGGTCGCCGGCTTCTTCTCTTCGTGGGAGCGGTCGCCACGGCCGACAAAGATCTGCCCCACCGAGGAGCTGAAGAATTTCGCGTAGTAGGACATcggcttctcctccctcggTGACGGAGGTGGCGGGGCGGCGACTGTTTCAGTCTCAGGAGCCGATGCAGCAGTCTCGGTGGCGGGTGCGCTGGACGGGGCAGAAGGTGCCTCTGCGACCACCGGGGGTTGTGTCGGTGGCTTTGCGGCAGGCTCCGCAATCGACAGAGAATCAAGGAAGGGGTCGCCGAGATTCAGGTCCAGCAACGGCATCGCCGCTTCGCTACTGCGGTGGGCCGGCTCCAGGTGCTTCAGCACAAACCGCCCGCGACGCTCCTCCGCCGGGAGAGCCTTTGGGATCGGCATCATCGCCAATGCCCGACGCACTTCTGGCGTGTACTGCGACTCCTTGCTTGTCacacgctgcagcgtcgGGCTGCTCGCggtgagcagcggcagcgtcatgCCATTCTGCAAGtacaccaccagcaccgtgATGCGCGCTGTCTGCTCCGAGTCAGCCAGCTCCTCGTAGAACCGCCGCACGAGAGACGACAGTACCATCTGCAGTGCCGGTGTCTTGGCCACATCCTCGTAAAGGGTGCGTAGGGAGAGCAGGACATCCTCGAGGTTGTCAGGATCCATCCCCGGCATCTGGGTCTCCAGCATATCGGCGTAGTCGTGCAGCCACTGGGTGGGTGGCACCATGCTCGGGAAGCGGCGTACAACGGAAAGGTAGCGAACAATGGTGCCACCATACACGCCTTTTTCCTTCACCAAGTCATCACCGCCGGCCTGGATGTACTCACGCACGGCCTGATCCGTGTCGCCGAAAGAGCTGAGGAGAAGCTCTGCGAGTGACACGAACTGCGCGGGGCCCACGGACGCCGTCTTGGCCGCCGCTAACGCCTTCGCCACGCTGAAGCGCTGCAGGTTCCTTTCCGGGTGGCTCGCGTCGATcacgagcggcagcgagtaGAGGGTGTCCGTACTCCACACGGGCTGGGCAAAAGCCTCGCGGAGGTGTTCCTGTGCCgcctgcaccagctgcggACGCTCCCCAcaggccagcagcagccgcaggtcaTCCGGCGCGAAGCGTTCCCCTTGCGAGGCCAATCGCTGGCACAgcatcgccaccaccgcctccccaAACTGGGCTGACTCCAgcgtgagagggagaagatCCACGAGCTGCCGGCTGGTGATCTGCGCGTAGTCGATGGTTTCGGCGAAGCCAGGCTGCTCAGGAAAGGCGATGGCGAGGTTCATAGAGACAAGACCGCTGACATCTGGCAGGAGAAGACGCAGTGCGACGGCCCTCGCCTCATCCCACCAGcccggccgcggcgacggcagcgcggcgaaAGTGGCGCAGATGTGCGAGAGCTCCGCCAAGCGCAGCTCACCCAGGACCACCTCGATTCGCTCAGACAGCCGCGTGGCCAGGTGCGGGgtgagcagctgcgctcgGCGCAGAATGCCCGTAGCGAGGgccagctgcggcggctcaAAGCCCTCCACGGAGTGCTGCACGTACGCCGCGTAAGCCTGAAACACACGATGGTAGCGCACATGCCCACCAAGCTCGTACGCGAACGCGCAGGACGACATATCCTCGGAGTTGCGCCAGAATAGCTTGTCGTTGACGTCGAACAGGCGCAGGACGCGTTGCTGCATCTCCTCCAACAACGCGTTGAAGTAATCCTGAGCACGGACCACGTCGGCAGCAGTCACGCCGTTCGCGCCTGCGGTGAGAGAGACGACCAGCTTGGCAAGAGTGCCGAGTatcgccgcgccgtcgcgacCGTTGAAGGAGTTTCGGTACTGGAATGCGACGCGCGCCAGACGTTGGATAAGCTCTACGGGAAGATGCATGAGTTGGTGatgccgcacacacgacaCCATCAGCGTGCTAAAGTCGTGCCGTGCGAACTCGCCAGTTTGCTCAATTAAGATGTAGAGCAGCTGGTTCGCCTCCGATCGCTCCGCTCGCACCATCCAAGCGTAAAGGCGCAGAAGAGTCGCTTGCACGTAGGGGAGGTTGGTAGCCGGGGtcttctgcagcagcgccatcgcgaACGCGGTTAGCTGCTCATTCAGCATCGGCGGCGTTCGCTtcccgcaccgctgcagtgccttggcgcacacgcccactGCATCGAACGGAAGCATCTGCGCTGGTGAAACAGGGGAGGTGCCATTGTCTACTCGGCCCGTGCCACCGCCCCCGACGCCGTTGGTGGTGCTACTGCCATTCCCACTGCCATCCAGCGCGATTCGATGAAGCTGCTGTAGCGCCTGCGCGATCACGTGAAACACGCGCTCGTAGTTCTCGTCGGGGCGGGTGCAGATAAGACTGAGAGCGGCCTGTAGTCGACTTATCAGCGGCGTAGACTCGTCTTCTGCTGTTCGGATGAGCTTGTTCAAAATGAGCGATGCCAGCGACGCCTCTGGCTGAATCTCGAAGaagctcagcagctgcgacagcgcGATCGCATTGCTGCCCTCTTCCATCCAGGCGCCAAGGTTGCCTTTGGGCACCTCGGAGTCGAGAaaccgctgcgcctccgcgcgTGCGAAGCCGTACTGACCcctgccgcgccaccgcttcTTCATGGCTGACGCACGTCGCGTGAACTCGGTCGTGTCTTGGCTCTGAAGGGCgctggtggtgatggtgtgtTGATTGTTGCTCACAGCGGTGGGGGTGGCTGTCGCTATCCTCGCTGATGCGGCTGTGGCCACCCAGCCGCTCACACGGCTCGGCGACTGCCACTGCAACGACCTTACAGAAAGTCGAAGCATCGGTCGATGTCCCTCTCGCTGAGGCAGGCAACCAACAACCGAAAAGGCGCGGCGCCCTACGCGTTAGTCGCGTCGTGAGACAGATTCGAAGACGCGAGTGTACCCGCGCGCCAAACGTCGATCAGCCGCCGCTAACGAACGGAAGAGAGGGACGATGTTGATGATGGGGAAAGATGAGCTCGTGCGAAGgacggcgcgcacgccgacaTGCACGAAGGGGAGCCACAACAAAGGTAAAACGCAGATTAGACCCACGGTGCCGATGCAGCTGGCCGCTTCTAAGAGTGTGAGAggatgggaggagggggagggggtacaGGCTGCGATACTCGATGCAGAtcggtgtatgtgtgtgtgtgtgtgtgcgtgtatggaagggggagggggaaggatgAAGGCGTCCGCCAAGCGAAATGGCGTACGCGTGCGCTTGCGCGCCTGTGTCCTTGGATGGCCTCGCCCCGCTTGTCGATCTTTTAGGCTTGCAATGACccccgccactgccacctgCCTGTGTTCTCTATGAAGGCTTGTATACCCCTTGCGGGTGTCagtgcgtgtctgtgcgtgtgtgtcggtgctgGCACCggagaaagaaaaagcaaGCAAGTACGAGCACTTACGCCCACAGCCGTGCGCACAGACTTATCTCGGCGGGTTCGACACGCCACGTcaagggagggagagtaCAGAGAGCCGCACGTGCGAACGTGAGATCCTGGCCTGTGCGTCAGCGCCGATGAGCTCGCTTATGTGAGGTGGCACGCTGATGGCTCCCGGGCTCTACGACATTATAGCGAGCGGCACCGCTCGGCCAGCACACAACACCGCACATTCAATAAGGCATtgagaaaagagggagcaATGTGAGAGGGGTGTAGGGAGGCAatgggaggagggaggggaggtgcagTGGTGTGCCGCACGGCAAATGCGCCATCGAGGTACGACGTGATGCGTACACGCTCGGCTCACAGACAGCAGTGatcacgtgtgtgtgtttgttgcgtgtgtgaggggggggggtagaggacagctgcaggagcagaaagagagcgacCCGCCTTCTTTCTGCATCGACACAGCCTGAACACTGGCACACGTCGCACACTCAACATCGCAAAAGCGTGTGGgagcgcacgtgtgcgtgtgggtcCGGCGCTGCATCCTTCATCTAGTGAGGCTTTCAACGGCTCGTATGGGCATGCGTCCAAGTGCATGAACGCAGAGACGCAAACGTGGCCCGCACACCCTACAGCCACGGCCACAGAGCGGGAGAGAACTGCAGACGGTTCGAGCAGGACACACACCCGACTTTGCacatatgcacacacacacacacacacacacacacatgatCACCGAGGCGGCGACCGAGAAGTGAGGGCAAGAAATAGATGTACAGTAGTGAGAGGAGAGACGAGGAGAGGTGCCAGCGACCGTCTTCAgtcgggggaggaggggtgggtgggctcGAAGAGCAggcgtatatatatatacacaaACACAGCTGTGGCTCCTGATATGAGAGCAAAAACAcatgctgcggctgcaggcgCCCCTTCGCCCCGTCAAGGATGCGACATAAAATCGACGAACTCGCCGCGtgtggagaagagagaaccGGCGCTTGACTGCACGGCCAGTGGAGCcgctgaggcggcggtgtgcgcggAGTTGGTTGCGCGGGTATGTCCaatgcgctgccgcaccgccgcgtacCGCGAAGACGCctccgcctgctccgcgATAGAAACGGATGATAGCGGCGGCGAAATGGTTGTGGGTGAGCGGCGAGtaacgctgctgccgctgcgatgGGTCCCGCTGCACGACAGACGGTGCGCGCTGTGCCGCGCACGACCTGGTGAGGTGTCAGGGGCAGGATGGgctccctctccgctgccgccacatTCCGCTACCGCAGGGGAAGCCGGCGACGAGACCGCCGTCGTTGCGGGGTAGGCTGGAAGGTCGATAGAGTCGAGGAGGGGGACGCCGTCGAAGACGGTGCGTCGGGCCGCTGGCTGCGGATGGCGCTGGACTTGTTCGCCCTCGTCCGCACGCATGTCAGATCGAGAGTGACCTTTTCCGTTGAAGAGCTGGCAACGTGGCTTCTCAtctgcgctggcgctgccacagccgctgctgcccccctTGCGAACAGGCCCCAGCCATGGGTGACCCAAGAgttccgccgccgtcgcgcggAGGTCCTTGTCGTACACAAAGCACAAGTCCAAGAAGCtgtgcagctccgccgagACGTGCACGTCCGCCGGCAGCTGTGGCGGAGATGCGGCGCAGTTCGCGATGCGGAAGAGCACCGCAGACGGGTTGGTCAGGTCGGCGCCGAAAGGTTTCGTGCCGGTGACCATCTCGTACACGGTGACGCCAACACTCCAGATGTCGGCACTGGTGGTATAGCCGACCGAGCGAGCACCAAGGCGGCCCTTCTTGACAATGCTCTTGAGTGGATTGTAGTAGTTCGATGACGAGtacagcggcggtggcgaggcaGATGCGTCAGGTGCCGTGTGCGCCAGGCCGCTGCTCGTCCAGTCCtcgctgaagctgctgctgtttgcgtcgccgccgatggTGACTGCGAAGGCGTTGCCAAGTTCCACACCTtcatcgtcctcgtcgtcgtcctcgacgccgccgttgaTCACCTCTGGCGCCATGTACCACGGCGTTCCCACCGCTGTCTGCAGGTAGCCTTGACGCCCGccgttgcggtggcgtgggaagttgccctcttcctcctttccCATGCTTTGTCCGCCACGTTCTGCATGCACTGGgagcgtcggcgtcgtcaccTCGACCTGCTTTGCGACCCCGAAGTCGGCCAACTTGCACCGCCCGTCCGGCGTGATGAGGATGTTTGCCGGCTTCACGTCACGGTGGCACATGTGCATGGTCTTGTGCAGGTAGTGCAGTGCCTCGAGGACATCTCGGGTATACGCACGGGCGACGTTCTCTCGCAAAGGGCCGCAGCGCGTCAACACGTAGTCTAGCGAGCCGCCACTTACGTACTCCATTATAATCTGAATGCcgatggcgcagcggcgggcgcCGTAATACTCGACGAGATTGGTGTGTTGCGCCTCGCGCATACATGCGAGCTCACTCAAAATGGCCGCCAGCTCCGTGTCGTCTTCGTCAGGGACGCTAGGTTCCATGTAGGCAAGTTCCTTGATGGCGACGAAGTGCCCTCTGGCGTGATCGAAGCCCTCGTAAAcaacgccgcggccgcccACCCCAAGCTTTCGATTGAGCTTCACCACGGCCTCCATgcttctgtctctctctctctctctgtgtgtatgtgtatgtgtgtgtgtgtgtgtgtcggggtgGAGTTCGTGGAGAATGCTACTGTGTGATGACAACCAACAGAAGACCGCGAGGGattgggggtgggggagagaggaggagagacggGTCAGTCTCCCTCTGCTGacttcacacacacacggaggtATTCCTTCGCGTGTatctgtatgtgtgtgtgtgtggggggggggaagggagaccaacggagagagaaggggttGGGGGGGTGAGGGCACAGTGCACCCGTGCCACCGAGCGCGTGTTTCCGTGTGCGCACGGGAATGCGTGCAGGATTGTCTTTGCCACGCATGAGTGCATCAGTGGCTTTTGCCTTCCATGTGTCACCCCACAGCCTGGATGACAacggtgtggtggtgggaggcacacacgcctccGTGCGTCATGTCGCAgggcccccctcccctcccctattCCGGCCAATGCACAGCCCCTTCTCGTGGTGAGAGGGCCAGGCGCCTACGACGTTGGGGAGTCGGAGAGACTCCGCGCTACTCATGTCGGCGGTCCGGTGGTGGACGGCGTTGCaccggagcgacctgcggcactgcgcacgcgtgtgccatccatatgatGGGCACAGTGTGTCAACGTGGCTGGAGCGTATCCCACTCGGCCCTCGCTGCTTAGTGGTGCGGGGCGGCTCAGGCGCCCCGCGAGGGATATGCACCACGTGGCGAGCAGCATgggtggagcggctgcggggCGACCTGGGATGCGGGCGGGCGCGTTGGCTTTGAGGCGGGGGCCGTGCTGAGATGACCGGGTCGGCGGGCTGCTGTGACGCgcgtgtctacggctgctccgcgccacgcgatgcgagggggaggggccctGTGGCAGGCccggggaaggagggggaggggcataGCGCAGCTTACTTCGTGTTCTATGGCAGAAAAATGGACACGTCGGCACGATAGATGTAAGTCTAGCATGAACAGGTCAGCAGGGTGACACGCAAGCACAACCACAGCTCTTCCACCTCTGCTGCTCACTGCGGCTATGTTGACGAACCGGGCGAGTCAACGCAGCCTGGCAACCTTCAGCCCAGTGCAAAGCCACCGCATGCAGCGCAGGCGAAGTCCAGGATTACGCCCAACACGACTGCAACGCAGCAGACGCAGAAAAGAAGTAGGccgatgtgtgtgtttttgtCGAATCGCCGGCCGGATTCGTCGTGAGCCGGTGCAAATGTGGTCATGACCGCATGTCTCTCCGGCACGGCGCCAGCCCAGAGCTGGCCGCCGGACACTGAGACTCCACCAGCCGTACCCGAGGCCAGGCGGCAGACTGCTTGGAGTCTCCACGAAGCAAGCACAGGACCCTGTTACACCACGCGCTAAGATGGCCGTCATCGTCAGGGGTTCCTGATGGATACACAAGAAAACGAGAAAAGGCGACAGGGATAGAGCTGCCGCCATCTATGGCCGGTGAGCGCAGCCGCCCAGGCACAAACACACGtcggaggaagagagagagagcgggtgggagggaggccAGGATGCGTACACAACGCCGAGCTGTAACACCGACCTTCCCGCTGCTTCTTTTCACCGCACACATCTATGGCTCGACGCTCACGATTGGGTGGGCACGGAGCACGATCTGCAGGTGGTACGACTCCACCGTCTTGTCCTCGGAATCGTTGATGAAGATCCACACCGGCCACCGTCCCTCCTGCTGAccaggcggcagcgtcaggaGGTCGAGCTGAAGGCGGACGAACTGCGTGTCGCTTGGAGCCAGCGTGAACTTCGACGGGCTCACGCGGAGGTTGAACTTGTAGTTGTGATGCACCTGGAAAACCTCCTCGCGGTCTCCGCGATTTACAAAcgtgaggcggcgcagcacaggGCCCTTCACTTCTGCGAGAGAGAGCTCGATCACCTGTGAGTACGTCGGCGTGGGGTGCACGGTGGACACAGTCACCAGCGTCTTCTTGAGCGTGTCGTCCTGCAGGGTGTGGAGAAgcatgcgctgcgtgccgACGTCGCGGGggtgcaggcgcagcacgtaCGACGCCCCGCGCCGCTCCACCGTGACAGCGGTGTCGCTGCAGTACAGGTCGCGCGTCCTCTCCGCAGGCAGGCCCAGTGCCGTTGTCTGACCCCAATAGATGTCCCGCGTCATGAAGCTCTCACAGGCGAAGATGCATAGTTCCCACGTTTCGTACAAGCGACTCATGGCGGCGTCGTGGAAGAGCGTCACGTACTCGATACGCTGGCGGCCCACCTCCTTCGGTATCTCTGTCGTCACAGTTGCCTCCTCCCACGCGGTGATGTAGGCCTGCGTGATGGGGTCCAGCACCACATTCGTGCTTACGGACGTCTTCTCGCCCGACGTGGCGACAAAGGCACAGAGCTCACGCATGCGTTGCAgcagggcggcgctgccagtCGTAACAGGAAAGCTCGCAGACGAGAAGGTGCGGGAGAGAATACGCTTGGACACCTCCGTGCCAGGTGCACCGAAGATCTCGTAGCGCCGGtccaccaccggcggcacGACGGTGGCGCGCACGCGGATGCAGCAGACTAGCTCCCGCGTCTCAGAGTAAACGCGCACCGTGATGttctgctgctcctgctgctgttgccggtTCGCGCCActcccgccgccaccgccggtggCCTGCGTTATGGACAGCCGTATCGCCAGCGACAGCTCCGTCTTCTCGCGCGGCCCCAACACAAAGTTGGCCGCGTCTATGACGGTGCAGACGTCGGTGTCCCTCGGGTCCACCTCCACAAAGTACTCCATGGCGCAATAGAAGGGGTTAGCGAAGGACGTCCGCACCACCTCGGGGCGCCACGAGATGACCAGCACCTCGTGCTCCACAGTGAGACGGCTCAGCAACGCCTCGGCAATACGCCGCGActtgacggcggcgcgctcgagctcgagctggcgcaggcggtACTCCAACTcggccgcctcctgcgctgcctgcacgtgtgcgtcggGCACccccggcagctgcggcgccgtgcc is part of the Leishmania major strain Friedlin complete genome, chromosome 25 genome and encodes:
- a CDS encoding putative protein kinase translates to MEAVVKLNRKLGVGGRGVVYEGFDHARGHFVAIKELAYMEPSVPDEDDTELAAILSELACMREAQHTNLVEYYGARRCAIGIQIIMEYVSGGSLDYVLTRCGPLRENVARAYTRDVLEALHYLHKTMHMCHRDVKPANILITPDGRCKLADFGVAKQVEVTTPTLPVHAERGGQSMGKEEEGNFPRHRNGGRQGYLQTAVGTPWYMAPEVINGGVEDDDEDDEGVELGNAFAVTIGGDANSSSFSEDWTSSGLAHTAPDASASPPPLYSSSNYYNPLKSIVKKGRLGARSVGYTTSADIWSVGVTVYEMVTGTKPFGADLTNPSAVLFRIANCAASPPQLPADVHVSAELHSFLDLCFVYDKDLRATAAELLGHPWLGPVRKGGSSGCGSASADEKPRCQLFNGKGHSRSDMRADEGEQVQRHPQPAARRTVFDGVPLLDSIDLPAYPATTAVSSPASPAVAECGGSGEGAHPAPDTSPGRARHSAHRLSCSGTHRSGSSVTRRSPTTISPPLSSVSIAEQAEASSRYAAVRQRIGHTRATNSAHTAASAAPLAVQSSAGSLFSTRGEFVDFMSHP